A single region of the Changchengzhania lutea genome encodes:
- a CDS encoding slipin family protein: protein MNRFGILAIIVGVFLLFGIRIIFEYKRAIKFRFGKYIKTLKPGLRWIIPFVETIQIVDIRVITFNIDSQEVMTEDNVPCSIDGVVFFKIVNPEKAVLEVEEYKFAITQLAQAALRDVCGKVELDTILSKREEMGKNIKDIVEKETQDWGIEISDVKIKDIQLPENMRRMMANQAEAERSRRAKIILALAEEQAAGKLLEAGKLIDQSPSAIKLRLYQTLSNIAAEKNSTILFPFPEEVLPVRKKKSNLVK from the coding sequence ATGAACCGGTTTGGCATTCTCGCTATTATTGTCGGGGTATTTCTTCTTTTTGGTATTCGAATCATTTTTGAATACAAAAGAGCTATTAAATTTAGATTTGGAAAATATATAAAAACCTTAAAACCTGGCCTTCGATGGATTATTCCTTTTGTTGAAACCATCCAAATTGTAGACATTAGAGTTATTACATTCAATATAGATTCACAGGAAGTGATGACAGAAGATAACGTGCCTTGTAGTATAGATGGTGTGGTGTTTTTTAAGATTGTGAATCCTGAAAAAGCCGTTTTGGAAGTTGAAGAATATAAGTTTGCGATTACCCAATTGGCACAGGCAGCCCTTCGGGATGTTTGTGGTAAAGTGGAATTGGACACCATCCTTTCTAAACGTGAGGAAATGGGTAAAAATATTAAGGACATTGTTGAAAAAGAAACCCAGGATTGGGGTATTGAAATTAGCGATGTGAAGATAAAAGACATTCAGTTGCCCGAAAACATGCGCCGCATGATGGCCAACCAAGCAGAGGCTGAACGCTCACGTAGGGCTAAAATTATTTTGGCATTGGCTGAAGAACAGGCTGCTGGAAAGTTACTTGAAGCAGGAAAACTGATAGATCAGTCGCCATCGGCCATAAAACTACGTCTGTACCAAACCTTGTCGAATATTGCAGCAGAGAAAAATTCAACCATACTCTTCCCTTTCCCAGAAGAAGTATTGCCCGTTAGAAAAAAGAAATCAAATCTTGTTAAATAA